The following coding sequences are from one bacterium SCSIO 12741 window:
- a CDS encoding T9SS type A sorting domain-containing protein: MSLNHLRTLVAIVFLTTLSSFVFSQSINTDLIHYYPFSGNANDAIGNKNGTTMGGVSLTTDRHNNANSAYDFDGINDQIQTNGWDLSDTDVVTISAMVKPDNITSSTYYNITRQGPWPANYLLAFQHNGTLLSFGIHSGNVYLELDVAITASNYTDGNWHCITGVYDGKNMYLYSDGKLIGTRTKTGKLAAPGTIKQSIGSYLTREFFDGKIDEVRVYKRALDSNDVKMLCDSTWTYVNFYDTLCSGDSLYAAGGFRKTTGIYKDTVVVTGGIDTIKSTYLQVYPRFRSDTIITLCSGILYTFPDGDTSSGARVDTSLFQSQHGCDSLIITDLRRLPVATTQVSVSQCQGLVYTFPDGDTSSISTTDTSLLTGIGGCDSLVITQLTVTPPSPVIVNAVICQGQNYVFPDGDSSSIATTDTSLITSAGGCDSLVITHLIVTVQGQPTFVNAMTCQDQVHTFPDGDTSSIATVDTSIVTNQQGCVMTIITFLGVTPKYRRVDYDTICGGNTYTFPDGTKSDTSMVQMSKLNSSSGCDSIIETHLWVNPTSYKHQLARICEGESYTFPDGSVTTVAGSRNFYYQTHKGCDSIIHISLLVSPSHTIQRYDSICHGETYTYPGGATTSTSGKDTVRYQTAFGCDSTVITHLTVNQIDTAVWRFSDSLLAHDPAASHYQWINCETGQAISGANQRAFGFTQNGSYAVVVSRFGCTDTSACYSIETVGTRDLTLNSNAIRLFPNPTSGELFLEWSMSPEPYQVQVLDLSGKVIQSQRTIQEQQYTLDLSQLSTGMYILQIEQGGSQSRFRVIKQD; encoded by the coding sequence ATGAGCCTTAACCATCTTAGGACGCTTGTTGCAATTGTCTTTCTGACCACCCTTTCCTCCTTCGTATTCTCCCAAAGTATCAATACGGATCTTATTCATTATTATCCCTTCTCGGGAAATGCCAATGATGCCATCGGTAATAAAAATGGGACAACCATGGGGGGAGTTTCATTAACCACAGACCGACACAACAACGCCAATAGCGCTTACGATTTTGATGGGATCAATGATCAGATTCAAACGAATGGATGGGACTTGAGCGATACCGATGTGGTCACCATTAGTGCTATGGTTAAGCCAGATAATATTACTTCATCAACCTATTACAACATCACAAGACAAGGTCCATGGCCTGCAAATTACCTGTTGGCGTTCCAGCATAATGGGACTTTATTGTCCTTTGGAATTCATTCAGGAAACGTTTACCTGGAGCTCGATGTGGCGATAACCGCTTCCAATTATACCGATGGAAACTGGCATTGTATTACCGGTGTTTATGATGGTAAAAACATGTACCTCTATTCGGATGGAAAGCTCATCGGTACTCGCACCAAAACAGGGAAACTGGCTGCTCCCGGGACCATCAAGCAATCTATTGGATCTTACTTGACCCGTGAATTCTTCGACGGAAAAATCGATGAAGTTAGGGTGTATAAACGGGCTCTTGATAGCAACGATGTTAAGATGCTTTGTGACTCTACCTGGACCTACGTAAACTTCTATGATACACTCTGCTCTGGCGATAGTCTATATGCAGCAGGGGGCTTTCGTAAAACAACTGGAATTTACAAGGATACCGTGGTGGTAACCGGAGGAATTGATACCATAAAATCCACCTACCTTCAAGTTTATCCAAGATTCAGATCGGATACCATCATTACCCTGTGTTCGGGCATTCTCTACACTTTTCCAGATGGAGATACAAGCTCTGGAGCACGGGTAGATACCAGTCTCTTCCAATCACAGCATGGGTGTGATAGTTTAATCATTACCGACCTCCGAAGGTTACCTGTAGCAACGACCCAGGTCTCGGTATCTCAATGCCAAGGATTGGTTTATACATTCCCAGATGGAGATACTTCCAGCATTTCAACAACGGATACCAGTCTATTAACCGGAATTGGAGGCTGTGATAGTTTGGTCATCACTCAACTTACGGTAACCCCTCCATCTCCCGTGATCGTGAATGCCGTTATTTGCCAGGGACAGAATTACGTTTTTCCCGATGGCGACTCTTCATCCATAGCCACCACAGATACCAGTTTGATCACCAGTGCCGGAGGTTGTGATAGCCTTGTTATTACACATTTAATAGTTACCGTTCAAGGGCAGCCGACTTTCGTAAATGCGATGACTTGCCAGGACCAGGTACACACCTTTCCTGATGGTGATACATCCTCTATAGCCACAGTAGATACCAGTATTGTAACCAATCAGCAGGGTTGCGTAATGACCATTATCACCTTTTTAGGAGTGACACCCAAGTACCGCAGAGTAGATTACGATACCATTTGCGGTGGAAACACCTATACCTTTCCTGATGGTACAAAATCGGATACATCCATGGTCCAAATGAGCAAGCTGAATTCTTCCAGCGGCTGCGATAGCATTATCGAAACCCACCTTTGGGTAAATCCCACTTCATACAAGCATCAATTGGCCAGAATATGTGAAGGTGAGTCCTATACTTTTCCCGATGGAAGCGTAACCACTGTAGCCGGAAGCCGAAATTTTTATTACCAGACCCATAAGGGCTGTGATAGTATCATTCATATCTCTCTATTGGTCAGTCCTTCTCATACAATTCAGCGGTATGATTCAATTTGTCATGGTGAAACGTACACTTATCCTGGTGGAGCAACAACGAGTACTTCCGGAAAAGACACCGTTCGTTATCAAACCGCCTTTGGATGTGATAGTACCGTTATAACGCATTTAACCGTCAATCAGATTGATACGGCGGTTTGGAGATTCAGCGATAGCCTATTGGCTCATGATCCGGCAGCAAGCCACTATCAGTGGATTAATTGTGAAACCGGCCAGGCAATTTCAGGCGCTAATCAGCGAGCCTTTGGCTTTACTCAAAATGGTTCCTATGCCGTGGTGGTTAGCCGCTTTGGCTGCACTGATACCTCGGCATGTTATTCGATTGAAACGGTCGGTACAAGAGATCTTACCTTAAATTCCAATGCTATTCGGTTGTTCCCGAATCCAACTTCTGGAGAATTGTTTTTGGAATGGAGCATGAGTCCAGAACCATATCAGGTGCAAGTGCTGGATTTGAGTGGCAAGGTCATCCAAAGCCAAAGGACTATCCAGGAGCAGCAATACACCTTAGACCTATCTCAATTATCCACAGGAATGTACATTCTGCAAATAGAGCAGGGGGGAAGCCAATCTCGCTTCCGGGTCATTAAGCAAGACTAG
- a CDS encoding T9SS type A sorting domain-containing protein, with protein MLENVNGQGGFWVTITDLSGKEVLTRTHVFSHQFSLDISNRPNGTYLIRVEQAGSIQNFRLVKED; from the coding sequence CTGCTGGAAAACGTTAATGGACAAGGCGGATTTTGGGTTACTATTACCGACCTTTCCGGGAAGGAGGTTTTAACCCGTACCCATGTATTCTCACATCAATTCTCTTTGGATATAAGCAACCGGCCGAATGGCACCTATCTGATTCGGGTGGAACAAGCAGGATCCATTCAAAATTTCCGACTCGTTAAGGAAGACTAA
- a CDS encoding T9SS type A sorting domain-containing protein, with protein sequence MLPITAQNFRIFFTTVLLCLAATALFAQFPSVTGYSTTKLPDCHGNGAELQVTLSGALPSGYSLTINWLYSSMSRVGNVYTFKGINGVSANSNVNNVNVQADDNVVQITIGYAYILNSNQLWVSSGGNYSSCDFTTGINYIVPGASLPITISYWPKWVPGPSGSGTLPISLPPGDFECTLTDARGCPIYQGLLTSVPTGIGDLIIADNIKRKSVNNSICAGDTLWVGNQAVTAAGTYYDSVVHASACDTLVTHLVTITPRSVFDTTIYHCQGTTYTFLDGDTATVSKMDTSALSTGICNDILVVDLNVMPHHWVTVNDSICQGDWYQFPDGNSTQTAGIDTSYLISSFGCDSNIVTHLAVNPLSGTQSSASICAGKWFTFPDGDSSDVSVVHTSRLNNVFGCDSLVVTTLQVSPAFQSSRKDSICQGKVFTFPDGRRSAVAMKDTSVLSTLSGCDSIVYTELTIIPPTGQYQYHSICEGQLFTFRDGDTSSRSMVDTNLITQPGFCDHLIFDSLLVHPLSKRKDTAYTCIKTPFTFHDGFTFAFDTVYTSTLTDSKGCDSLIETTLITHDDYSVRVYDTVCQGQTYTFPDGSTGNSSTFQVSKLQSQYGCDSLVRTHLALKSVDTAVSKNNGVLIASNKSAQSYSWIDCQTGQVITGQNTSEFTVTQNGSYALVIGENGCVDTSACYVFEAVGLNEFSQNPSSGKDIRIYPNPTSGDFVVDLGSRTGTWNIRVMDSQGREVLNRTESEQPIVPIDLTLLDAGTYLIKVVGEQSTEEFKLIKR encoded by the coding sequence ATGCTGCCGATAACCGCCCAAAATTTCAGAATCTTCTTCACAACCGTGTTGTTGTGCCTGGCCGCTACAGCCCTGTTTGCCCAGTTTCCATCAGTAACGGGTTACAGTACCACCAAGCTTCCCGATTGTCACGGCAATGGTGCTGAGCTACAGGTAACCCTGTCAGGGGCTCTTCCTTCAGGATATTCCTTAACCATCAATTGGCTTTACTCTTCTATGTCTAGGGTGGGGAATGTATATACCTTCAAAGGTATCAACGGTGTCTCCGCAAATTCCAATGTGAATAATGTAAATGTGCAGGCCGACGATAATGTGGTCCAAATTACCATAGGCTACGCCTACATTTTAAACTCTAATCAACTGTGGGTATCAAGTGGGGGAAATTATTCTTCCTGCGATTTTACGACCGGTATAAACTACATCGTTCCTGGAGCCAGTCTGCCAATAACCATTTCTTATTGGCCCAAATGGGTACCTGGTCCAAGCGGATCCGGTACTTTACCAATTAGTTTACCTCCCGGCGATTTTGAATGTACCTTGACTGATGCCAGAGGATGTCCTATTTACCAGGGTTTGCTTACAAGTGTTCCTACGGGTATTGGAGATTTAATAATTGCCGACAATATCAAGCGTAAATCGGTGAATAACTCAATCTGTGCAGGTGATACCTTATGGGTTGGAAATCAAGCCGTCACAGCAGCAGGTACTTATTATGATTCTGTGGTACATGCCTCCGCCTGCGATACCCTTGTTACGCATTTGGTTACCATTACTCCCAGGTCGGTTTTTGATACCACAATTTATCATTGCCAGGGAACTACCTACACCTTTTTGGATGGAGATACGGCAACGGTTTCGAAAATGGACACGAGTGCCTTATCGACAGGGATTTGTAATGATATTTTGGTGGTGGATTTAAATGTGATGCCACATCATTGGGTAACGGTGAACGACTCGATTTGTCAAGGAGATTGGTACCAATTTCCTGATGGAAATTCGACTCAAACGGCCGGCATTGACACCAGTTATTTGATTTCCTCTTTTGGATGCGATAGTAATATTGTTACGCATTTGGCGGTAAATCCACTATCTGGAACGCAGAGCTCAGCCAGCATTTGTGCTGGTAAATGGTTCACTTTTCCTGATGGAGACTCCTCAGATGTGAGCGTTGTACATACCAGTCGGTTAAACAATGTTTTTGGGTGCGATAGTTTGGTTGTGACCACATTACAGGTGAGTCCGGCTTTTCAGTCCAGCCGCAAAGATTCAATCTGCCAGGGAAAGGTATTTACTTTTCCGGATGGAAGAAGATCAGCCGTAGCTATGAAGGATACAAGTGTTTTGAGCACCCTATCGGGTTGCGATTCCATCGTATACACTGAATTGACCATTATTCCTCCAACCGGACAGTATCAGTATCATTCCATTTGCGAAGGACAGTTGTTTACTTTTAGAGATGGTGATACCTCCAGTAGGTCCATGGTCGATACCAATTTGATCACACAACCCGGGTTTTGCGATCACCTGATTTTTGATTCCTTGCTGGTTCACCCACTATCCAAAAGAAAGGACACGGCCTACACCTGCATTAAAACACCATTTACTTTTCACGACGGATTCACCTTTGCTTTTGATACCGTCTATACCAGTACTTTAACGGATAGCAAGGGATGCGATAGCTTGATTGAGACCACACTAATTACGCATGACGATTATTCGGTTCGGGTTTACGACACGGTCTGTCAGGGCCAGACTTATACTTTCCCTGATGGATCCACTGGCAATTCGAGCACTTTCCAGGTGAGTAAGTTACAATCCCAATACGGTTGCGATAGTTTGGTACGGACTCACTTGGCCTTGAAAAGTGTGGATACTGCGGTTTCTAAGAACAATGGGGTACTCATTGCTTCCAACAAATCGGCCCAATCCTATTCCTGGATTGATTGTCAAACCGGCCAGGTAATTACCGGACAAAACACATCGGAATTTACCGTGACTCAAAATGGCTCCTACGCCCTGGTCATTGGGGAGAACGGGTGCGTGGATACTTCGGCTTGTTACGTCTTCGAGGCAGTTGGATTAAACGAGTTTTCCCAGAATCCATCTTCAGGCAAGGATATTCGTATTTACCCTAACCCAACTTCCGGAGATTTTGTGGTGGATTTGGGATCAAGAACCGGTACCTGGAATATTCGGGTAATGGATAGCCAGGGGAGAGAGGTTTTAAATCGAACGGAGAGTGAACAACCTATCGTACCCATCGATTTGACTTTATTAGATGCCGGTACTTACCTGATCAAGGTTGTTGGAGAACAATCTACCGAGGAGTTTAAACTGATCAAAAGGTAG
- a CDS encoding T9SS type A sorting domain-containing protein, giving the protein MLNSWTITVPNPAIIVNDTTKICSSDSVLFRGRYVKGYRTHRDTNCAKVGIHADSIFNLVVLPASQKIEHRKDTLCYGRTYFFEDGDSSRVSGKDTAYVSLSAGCDSVYIVDLKILDPPKTTASPVFICPGDFHIFPDGDTGRTRQWDTTFFTNSQGCDSLLLTYLAIRPLDTNEKKVSICQGDTYYFPNGDSSQVNVIDTTLLTDKFGCDSLVITDLKVYPNYANVQSDTICEGMTFYFPDWTQSKVSKTHTSQLTSSRGCDSVIVSHLYVTPAPLYKEKDTICQGQVFIFPDSTQSQVAQTHTSLLNAQGCDYKIESQLTVTAAPITHRKDTICQGKIFTFPDGSTSSTSQLDTSIVSTSLGCDSVIYTELTVAPPTGQYQYHTICWGQVFTFRDGDTSSISKVDSNLLTQPRSCDQLILDSLYVFPLSLTKDTAYTCVGTPHTFYDGFSFAYDTVYRSYFTNKMGCDSILETQLITHPDYSVRVYDTVCQGQVYTFPDGSTTTSSTFHASQLQSQYGCDSLVSTLLTFKQADTSVVQNTSVLTAVNQSAQSYTWIDCQSGQMVSGQNTAQFSASQNGSYALIIEDNGCVDTSSCYTISSLQLGVYDPNTIEKLVRIYPNPTSGEFVLELNEEGKVYQVMIADAQGKLVWEQRNLTDSKQFIDLTAEPEGTYFISIQLDGQEQVFRLVKTR; this is encoded by the coding sequence ATGCTTAATTCCTGGACCATAACAGTACCTAACCCAGCGATAATAGTAAATGATACCACCAAGATTTGTTCGAGTGATTCAGTGTTGTTTAGAGGCCGATATGTCAAGGGGTACCGCACCCATCGCGATACCAATTGCGCGAAGGTGGGTATTCATGCTGATTCTATTTTTAACTTGGTTGTGCTCCCGGCTTCCCAAAAAATCGAGCATCGAAAAGACACCTTGTGTTATGGGAGAACTTACTTTTTTGAAGATGGAGATAGCTCGAGGGTCAGCGGAAAGGATACAGCCTATGTGAGCTTGTCAGCAGGTTGCGATAGCGTCTATATTGTTGATCTAAAAATACTTGATCCGCCCAAAACCACTGCTTCACCTGTGTTCATTTGTCCGGGAGACTTTCATATATTTCCGGATGGCGATACTGGAAGAACTCGGCAGTGGGACACCACTTTCTTTACCAATTCCCAAGGATGCGACAGTTTGTTATTAACCTATTTGGCAATACGGCCATTGGATACCAATGAGAAAAAAGTTTCTATCTGTCAGGGGGATACCTATTATTTTCCGAATGGAGACTCCAGTCAAGTTAATGTGATTGATACCACATTGCTTACGGATAAATTTGGCTGTGATAGTTTGGTTATTACCGACCTAAAGGTGTATCCGAACTACGCAAATGTTCAATCCGATACCATTTGCGAAGGTATGACCTTTTATTTCCCAGATTGGACTCAATCCAAAGTGTCTAAAACCCATACCAGTCAATTGACATCAAGTCGTGGTTGTGATTCGGTCATTGTCAGTCACTTGTACGTTACACCGGCTCCTTTGTACAAAGAAAAAGACACGATCTGTCAAGGACAGGTATTTATTTTCCCGGATAGTACCCAATCACAAGTAGCACAAACTCATACCAGTTTATTAAATGCTCAGGGTTGCGATTATAAGATTGAGAGCCAATTGACCGTAACTGCTGCTCCGATTACTCATCGAAAGGATACTATTTGCCAGGGAAAGATCTTCACCTTTCCTGATGGTTCTACTTCCAGTACAAGCCAGTTGGATACAAGTATAGTTTCCACTTCCTTAGGATGTGATTCTGTTATTTATACGGAATTGACAGTGGCCCCACCGACAGGTCAATATCAATATCACACCATTTGCTGGGGGCAGGTTTTTACCTTTCGAGATGGAGATACATCGAGTATATCTAAGGTGGATAGCAATTTGCTTACTCAACCTCGAAGCTGCGACCAATTGATTTTAGATTCCTTATACGTTTTCCCGCTGTCCTTAACAAAGGATACAGCTTACACCTGCGTTGGAACACCTCATACTTTTTACGATGGGTTTAGTTTTGCCTACGACACGGTATACCGTAGCTACTTTACCAATAAAATGGGATGCGATAGCATTTTGGAGACCCAATTGATCACCCACCCGGATTACTCCGTTCGAGTTTATGATACCGTTTGCCAAGGTCAAGTGTATACCTTTCCTGATGGTTCGACGACTACGTCAAGTACCTTTCACGCCAGTCAACTCCAGAGCCAATATGGTTGCGACAGTTTGGTGAGCACCTTATTAACCTTTAAGCAGGCGGATACCTCGGTGGTCCAAAACACATCTGTATTGACTGCTGTCAATCAGTCGGCTCAATCTTATACGTGGATAGATTGTCAATCGGGGCAAATGGTGTCTGGACAAAATACAGCTCAGTTTTCGGCCAGTCAAAACGGTAGTTATGCTTTGATTATTGAGGATAATGGATGTGTTGACACCTCTTCTTGCTACACCATTTCTTCGCTGCAATTAGGCGTTTACGACCCAAATACGATCGAGAAGTTAGTACGCATTTACCCCAATCCAACATCCGGCGAATTTGTGCTTGAGTTGAATGAGGAGGGAAAGGTTTATCAGGTAATGATTGCTGATGCTCAAGGGAAGTTAGTCTGGGAGCAAAGGAATTTGACCGATTCTAAACAATTCATCGATTTGACCGCTGAACCAGAAGGTACTTACTTCATTTCGATTCAATTGGATGGACAAGAGCAGGTTTTTCGATTGGTTAAAACCCGTTAG
- a CDS encoding phage holin family protein yields MENQERISFFGRVLLLSISVYATAWLLPGIHLDGFWTGIIVALVLALLNAWVKPLLIIITIPITVLTLGLFLLIINVFVIQLADYLINGFWVDGFWWALAFSLILSLLQGFLERSVQR; encoded by the coding sequence ATGGAAAATCAAGAACGCATTTCCTTTTTTGGCCGGGTGCTGCTTCTATCTATCTCGGTGTATGCCACGGCATGGCTTTTACCTGGAATCCATTTGGACGGTTTTTGGACCGGTATCATTGTGGCCTTAGTACTTGCCTTGCTCAATGCCTGGGTCAAACCCTTATTGATCATTATTACTATCCCAATTACGGTCCTTACCTTGGGATTGTTTTTGCTGATTATCAATGTATTCGTTATTCAGCTCGCCGATTATTTAATCAACGGCTTTTGGGTAGATGGCTTCTGGTGGGCCCTTGCTTTTAGTTTGATCCTTTCGTTGTTGCAGGGATTTTTGGAGAGGAGTGTGCAGAGGTAA
- a CDS encoding DUF819 family protein → MIEEVVSDIPFITNDAVVFGILVALLMLVFKTSEMKTFKGFYSIFPALLLCYFLPSLFSTLGVISPCWIDMSAAISHLTSQGYDLTGIHDVGEFKKWAFANEVGNDILSPFISKSKLYFVASRYLLPASLVLLTLSINLKEVFKLGPKALVMFFTATIGVVLGGPLAVLIFSYISPEVVGGVEPNEVWRGMTTVAGSWIGGGANQAAMYEIFKEGDKNLISGSMYSIMITVDIVIAEVWMFFLLLGVGKSKAIDKFFKADASSVETLKNHMHEFSQKIARIPTFNDLMIIVGIGLGVTGLSHFIAGYIAPWIKETSPFLAETFSLGSGFFWLIVLATTFGIGLSFTKARNYEGAGASKVGSVFIYILVATIGMKMDILAIRENPMIFLVGLTWMAFHVGLLFVVGKMIRAPFFFLAVGSKANIGGAASAPVVAAAFHPSLAPVGVLLAVLGYALGTYGAWICGILMSGVAP, encoded by the coding sequence ATGATTGAAGAAGTAGTATCAGATATTCCATTCATTACCAATGACGCTGTCGTTTTTGGTATTCTGGTGGCCCTGTTGATGCTGGTGTTCAAAACCAGTGAAATGAAAACTTTCAAAGGGTTTTATTCGATTTTCCCAGCACTCCTCCTCTGCTACTTTCTTCCCTCGCTTTTTAGCACCTTGGGCGTTATCTCTCCTTGTTGGATAGATATGTCAGCGGCAATAAGTCATTTAACCAGCCAGGGTTATGATCTTACGGGTATTCATGACGTTGGAGAATTCAAAAAATGGGCTTTCGCCAATGAAGTGGGCAACGACATTTTATCTCCCTTCATCAGTAAATCCAAGCTCTATTTTGTGGCTTCGCGTTACTTGCTCCCAGCGAGTTTGGTGCTGCTTACCTTGAGCATCAACTTGAAGGAAGTATTTAAACTTGGCCCCAAAGCTCTGGTTATGTTCTTTACCGCAACCATTGGTGTGGTTTTGGGTGGACCATTGGCGGTTTTGATCTTTTCTTACATCTCTCCGGAGGTTGTAGGTGGTGTAGAACCGAACGAAGTTTGGCGGGGAATGACCACCGTGGCCGGAAGCTGGATTGGTGGTGGTGCCAACCAGGCTGCGATGTACGAAATCTTTAAAGAGGGTGACAAAAACCTCATCTCAGGAAGTATGTATTCCATCATGATTACGGTAGATATCGTAATTGCTGAGGTATGGATGTTCTTCTTACTGCTGGGTGTGGGTAAATCAAAAGCGATTGACAAATTCTTTAAGGCAGATGCCAGTTCGGTGGAAACGTTGAAAAACCACATGCATGAGTTCAGCCAGAAAATTGCCCGTATTCCAACCTTCAATGACTTGATGATTATCGTTGGTATTGGACTCGGAGTTACCGGCCTTTCTCACTTTATCGCCGGTTACATTGCCCCTTGGATTAAAGAAACCTCTCCCTTTTTGGCGGAAACGTTTAGCCTTGGATCTGGTTTCTTCTGGTTGATCGTATTGGCTACCACCTTCGGAATTGGACTGTCTTTTACCAAGGCTCGAAACTATGAGGGAGCGGGTGCATCCAAAGTGGGAAGCGTATTCATCTACATTTTGGTAGCTACCATCGGTATGAAAATGGACATTCTGGCTATTCGTGAAAATCCAATGATCTTTTTGGTAGGACTCACTTGGATGGCCTTCCACGTCGGCTTGCTCTTTGTGGTAGGTAAAATGATTCGCGCTCCTTTCTTCTTCCTGGCTGTAGGAAGTAAGGCCAATATTGGAGGAGCTGCTTCGGCCCCTGTTGTGGCTGCTGCCTTCCACCCTTCCCTGGCTCCGGTAGGCGTTTTACTGGCCGTTTTGGGCTATGCCTTAGGAACTTATGGAGCTTGGATCTGCGGGATATTGATGTCGGGAGTGGCCCCTTAG